One Hypomesus transpacificus isolate Combined female chromosome 21, fHypTra1, whole genome shotgun sequence genomic region harbors:
- the pam16 gene encoding mitochondrial import inner membrane translocase subunit tim16: MAKYLAQIILMGTQVVGRAFARALRQEFAASQAAAEARGRAGQQSAATSSITGMNLQEAQQILNITTLTPEDIQKNYEHLFKVNDKAVGGSFYIQSKVVRAKERLEEELSIQSQEKPPQQKQQSSET; this comes from the exons ATG GCGAAATATCTTGCCCAGATCATTTTGATGGGCACGCAGGTGGTGGGACGGGCGTTTGCGCGTGCCTTGCGGCAAGAATTTGCAG CCAGTCAGGCCGCAGCAGAGGCTCGAGGTAGGGCAGGACAGCAGTCAGCAGCTACCTCAAGCATCACCGGCATGAACCTACAGGAGGCCCAACAGATCCTCAACATCACCACACTCACACCCGAGGACATCCAGAAG AACTATGAGCACCTCTTCAAAGTCAATGACAAGGCAGTAGGTGGATCCTTTTACATCCAATCAAAG GTAGTACGAGCCAAAGAGCGTTTAGAAGAGGAACTTTCTATCCAGTCCCAGGAAAAACCACCGCAGCAAAAACAACAGAGTTCAGAAACATGA